Genomic window (Magnolia sinica isolate HGM2019 chromosome 10, MsV1, whole genome shotgun sequence):
TTCCCACCAATACAAAAACCGCTTTCGGATGTTGCATTTTCACTACATTCCTCCCAACCTAATTTTAATGGAATTTGCCATCAATTCACATCAAGGTAGATAACATCACAATACATGCTATtatttctgatatgcatgtggttAAACTCACTCATACACTAGTATCATGCATTCGAACAGTATCTTTAAGCTTAGCTCTGCCATTATTTCTTCAATTTCAGTTCCCCCATGCCATCCATTGATGGTGATCTTACCTTATGCATGGTCCAGATCAGTCCAATCAGCTACCTCTAGCAATGAAAAAACATATGAGGCCTCGCCGGTTCGCACAGGTCCAGAGGAGGTCCAAGAACAACAAATCCATAGTTCCAGCATTCAACTACCCCAACCACCCCATGATTTTCACAAATAATGAGGAAATTCATTAGCTTGAGGAGAATAAAATGTTTGAACATTTCCAAGCCCACACATGCGTACAAGTAAGATAATGGGCAtgcaatctaagccatccatcagaaagggTACCACTGTAGATTGCATGTCCCAAGAATCTGGTGTCCACTagtcgggtgggccacaaataacTACAAAAATGTGgttgcaaataaataaataagccaaAGTTCTCTAACCCAGCAACCTATTTCTAGTATCTTGGCACACCACCTAAATGGACCACCTGTACATCAGGGCAGTAACAGCTACATGGTAAGGTCCACCTGACGGATGCCTTGGACATATCACCTGTCTATCAGGCTGGCATAAGTAGAGGcctgtgcattagctgacttgcaGTGGGTGTGGGCCTAGCAAAGCTATAAAATGTTCTATTTCAATGAAATACTCTACACTCTTTTACTAACCAATGCCCTTTTAGCATCAAAAAGACATTTTTGCTTATGATAACTATAGGAAGTGGGTATTTTTCACAAAGGTGATAATTCTAATGGATATCACAAAATTGTGTGCATCCAAACCTGCCTTAAAGTTCATGGCTCAAAGAGGAAGTCTAGAGACAAATTACCGTTATTTCAAGTAATCATTTTCCTTGTTGGTTTCGATTCAGAATTCTCGCTATGGGGTTCAGCATCATCCATGACTCCACAAGACTTTCTCCGCCTCAGATTTGCCCCCTTGCTAAGTGGGGCCCAGATCAAATTCCAGCAATAGAGATATTGATTGATTTGTAGAATATCTACAGCTTGATTAGTCAACAGAAATCAGTCATCAGGAAATCCAAGAAACCGGTTTATGAGCTTAGCAGCTGTTGCGGCGTCTGCTGGCGGGTAAGGAATGAGAGACTCCAAGTCCATACTCCTGATAACTTCATGCAGTGTCTGAGGGCGGGCACAAAGGAGATGTTTTCTCTCTGCTAGTTCTTCAGCCAACTCGCTTTGATGATTGTCCATCAAATCCTCGTTTACAACCACAATTAGAGGTTTTCCCAAACGTAATGCCTCAAATATGCTCCCCGACCCTGCACAATAACTAAAACGATTAATACCTCAAGATTCTTTTAGAACCTTATTCCACTAACATCATCATTTCACTAAACACAAACGAAATATGCAACCAAATGGGGGCCTAATGATGTGAGAGAATTCCATTCATGAGGAATTATATGAGCTCAACTCGAAGGAATGCGTACTTCCTCAGGTTCTCAGtttgtacaagtttcagtccatgGTTCAGCAACCCAAACCGTTCAGCTGATGTGACCCACCTTGGACGTACCATGCCCAAAAACATCCCAGATAGGAAGATCCTTCTACCTCCCAGATATGAGGGGGGAAAAGGCAGAAATTTAGGTCCATATGTTTAGGTATAttgtttttttcttaatttaGAATAATTCACTTTTTATACGTGGCAATAAAGATTGGAATTTCAAAAACGAGATAATTGTAAACACCTCCCCTCTAGTTTGGATGATTACAAGTACCTCCCCTCTGcccaagggttttttttttgttgttgttgttgttgttgttgaaagaTGAGAAACTTTATTAAAAAGGCAGCAAGagcagaaaaacaaagaaaaaacaaaaaacaaaaggaagaaaaagaaaatacaccGGCTACGGCCCCAGCCTCTACCCAGAGCACTGACCAAATTATGGCGCCCAATCCCTGAAAAGGATCAAAACCTTAGAGAACGCAGCTGTGGAATAGAGACCAAGGTCCCTAAAGACGCAGTTGTTTCTTGCCGCCCAAACCGCCCAAAACACAGCTAGCAAAAGACAGTGCCACTTCCTTTTTCCAATGGCTCCACCAGCCTCCGCATGCCAACAGCAAaacagatggtccacatcaacggGCATAGCCCAGTCCCCTCTGCTCCAGGTTAAGCGGAATATGCAccaaatgacaaaaatatccttgtCCCAGGAGTTTCTTTTGCacgcatgtggagcccactgttatgtataaatgatatccaacctgttcagcAGGTCTGTCAACGCTAAATATTGGATGCCCAAAAAAAAGTCAAGAtaatccaatcattaggtgggccacacccacacaaaacctccaaatttaatgaggtgggccacacctacccAAAAACTTCCAACTCTACATGGTGGGCTACCTGATGGTTGGATAAGTATATTTTTTGGGCTTCCCATTTTCATGGAGTGACCAtgctgaataggttggatggcatagatgcaCTGTGGTAGGCCCACACGTCTAAAACTAGTTACCTGTGAGATAGGGTAAAATGGTCAACTTGTAAAAAGTAACGATGCTAAAAGACTGTGCAGGGAAATCTGCAACAAATGTGTATACCAGAGGTGATGTAATTGTAATAGTCCAAGACTAAAGAGGACATGTTTACAATTGTCAGAAACCAAAGGGGAGTTGTTTAAAATTATCCGTCAAAAAGACATGCAAGTTCAAGGAAAAGACATTCTCTTACAGAAATTATCTGTCAAAAAGAAGCATGAGTTCAAGGAGAAAGCACTCTTACAGAGGGAGAAAACCttattatgataataataatagtaatattatttaaaaataaaaaataaaaataaaaatcaaaccctTTAAATTGTATGGTGAGTGCAAAAATCCATTCTCCTCTTCTTTGTATTTTCTTTCTCATCCACCTACATCACTTAACCATCTACCTGTGGAGCAACAATTGCAGGGTTAGGATTATCCAATCAAGCACTTTGGGGCCATCAAAACAACGGCCTACATCagccaaccatgggccccaattGTACAAACTGAGGATTGAGGATGCTATGCATAACTCAGGTTCAGGCTCATCAATATTCCTCTTCCTAACATATAACTCATGTGACTAATCATGATTACTCATCTTAACTAGTCACAAATTAGCTAATCTATGCATATTTGATATCAAgcgaaaagaacaagaaaaagaaatcaaaattaCCAAATCCATATTTTTGACTTGTAACGATCTTCACAACAATCACATAGGTATCTCTGTCTACAAAATCAAAATTCCACTAGGATTTGATGACAGCCCCAATCCAATCAGACTTGAAACTTCATGGGATATTATTCAGTCTTTCAAGTCCAAAATGCTAGTGTAGTATGATTCTTCAGTTTTTCAAGTTTTCCCGACTTTTAAAAGACCAACTCCCTTGACCAAAGTCTCGGTTGAATCAATCAGCAAGTCCCAACATGTTCAATGAAGaccttaaaaattgaaaaagtgaTAGTCGACAACTTCAGGAAATCATTGATAATCAGCAGAACCTTCTTTCTATGCATGGGCAGATAGGTTTGAGTAACTCGAAGAGCTTAATCAATACATAAGTCAGCCTAATAGGTTACTTGGTCATTAAACATCTTGAAAAATACCCAATCTAGTAAATAAAGACCTTGAAAATTCAGGCTATAACAATAAGCTTTTTTTAAACTTGGAAATCACTGAGTACTTGTCCGAGCTTCTGAGTTGGTTATGATTGGGCCACATGAGCCATGCCTGAGttgagttttgaatttttaaaactcAATAATAATCATTCATATTACTGatcaaaaagagggagagagagagagagagagagagagagagagagagagagagggagggagggaaaatCATTAAAATCATTAGGAAGATAATAATCATTAAGAAGAATAGCTTTATCTCCAGATGATTGATTCAGGACTAGAACAGTTGAGATTGCAGCAAACAACAACCACGTTTAGAGTGGGATAGAACCTGCATGACTGATTATAAGAGACGCAGATCTCATGTAGTCGGCAACGCTTGGAGAAAAGGCAAAGTAGTCCACAGCCAGAGATCCATCTTCTCCTGAAGTCTGCATTGAGAGAAAATCTGTCAGATGTTTCACTTTTTATGTGATGGAAGCAGctattccctccctccctccctccctgttTGGAAAGACATGGGGGCAGCTATTGCTGCATCACATGAAAGAAAGATACTTCTGAAGATACCTGTTTTCATTTAGAAGAATGCATAGAATTATCTAGTGGCGGCTTCAAGCAAGGGTAATATACTAAATGCAATCTCCATGGTGCTGGTGTAGCgaaattaccaaaatgtcatTTTTTTGCTATGGAGCATTCAGTTATTTTAGGAAAGAACTAGAACTACTCCGAACGCATCTGAAAATTATATTTTCACCGAGTGGAGTGCCCATCGGCAAGTGCTCAATTTGGCTGTTTGCTGCATTGAGCTCACTTGCCATTTTGGGCTGATTTTAAAGACTTGCTCCATTCTTCTCAATGCCAAACTAGCTTCCACACTTCCAAGCCAATAAGGCAGGCTTTGCAACTTGGTGCAGCGTGATGAACAGAACCCGCATCAAGAAGGCTTTAGTGTCCCACTTTTTCTTCCCCAAATCACAAGCAACATATGTACATGAAGGCCCCAACATATATTCACAATGCTCTCTGACAACAATTGATAGTCACTGGTATAATAAAACAATATAGATGTGGCCTCACAGTGGGACCAgccttttgaacgggttggatgttcCAAACACATGATAGGATGGAAATTATCCACCAGCAGGACAGTAGACTAGCCGTCCAGCTAAGATCTTCAGTAGGGCCAACCTTTTGTATGGGTTAAATGTCACACACACATGATAGGATGAAAATTATCCGTAGTAGGATGGTAAACTAGCTGTCCAAATGGGATCCTCACCATAGGTCAACCTTTCAAGGATGTATATCACACACACAGATAGGATGGAAATTATCTGCCAGTATGACAGTAAACTAGCCATCCAACTGATTGGACATGggcatctccttctctctcctaaggttgaAGTGTGCATCATTTCCATTTGAAGGGGACGGAATTGGGAGATTCGCGGTAATACTGGAGAAATTGAGTAGCAAACAATCTTCTTCAACCCGTGTGCTTAAAGGTAATGGCCGCACCTAGCcaacaaaatgaaagaagaagaagaagaaaggtgcTGGTAGGTTCCTACTGAGGACTTGATCAAGTCTTGTCCACTTGTCAAattgtttcctcttctttttttctttttttctttttttcaaacagGTCAAAGCCGTCCAGGTTGGCAtctttataagaaaaaaaaaaaaggtactcaTTGGGAGCAACTCCTGTTCTGAATTTACCTCATTTTAATCTGTTTCAAAAGCCAATGAGATGAAGCTGAATATATGTTCAATAGAATAGAATGTTGGGGTCCAAATGCAAGAAGACTAAAAATTTATGTGGGATTTCCAATATAATTGCAGCTCAAGCTGTCTACATTCCATTTCACATTCCAATCATGTAAAATTTCAACATGCAGTAGTTGAATTGTAAAGTCCAACCATGTAAAGAAACTGTAGTGCAAGACCATCTGATTATCCAACGGGAGACCATGAGTGGTCCCACTGTTGATCGATTGAAGATTGTGCCCactcaagggtcctaattcaAGATCTGCCCACTAAAGCATCCAGGTTGAGGATATGGAGCATGTCAGGCTTCAAAATTGAGTCAGTGAAAGATCAAGAGTATCAATGGTCCTAATGAATGATCTTGACAAGATCAATGGTCTGATTAACCTACGGGGCCCCTAAACACAAAAGAATGGCTACCACCAATTGGACTACGAGGTCCCTTCTGATTTTCTAGATACCGACCCGCCTTGCCAAAGAAAATCCCTTCTGATTTTATTAATGCAAAAGAGCACAGATCTGGGGCATCTAAATAGAGAGAGGAGGTAAATCGAAAGGTTGGAGATAGAAGCTTTAATAGGAGTGATACAGCCCCCTAAGAATAGGAGCTTGTTTTTTTCAAGCAGACAGCCTTCTCTCCATTCTTTCCACTGTACTATCCAAAAGGTGCACAATAGGTTTACCAGGCATAGAGGGAGCCCTAGATAGGTAGTGGGAAACGAGGCAGATTTACAACCGAAGAGATCTGCAAAAGCATTGTTCTCATAAGGGGATAAATTAATCCCAAGCAGTTCACTTTTGGCAATGTTAATGTTTAAACCTAAAACAATTTCAAACCAATCAATGGCTACTTGCAAGGTCGCCACATCCGATTCAGAGGCTTGACAAAAGAGAAGGGTATCGTCTCCAAATTGCAAATGATTTATCAAAGTTGGGAGATTAGCAATCTGAAATCCTTTGAAGAGTCCGTCCTCCTAGCCTTTGCTAAGCATACAACTAAGAGCCTCAGCAGCAATGACAAACAGGAAGGGGAAAAGGGGGTCCCCTTGACGGATTCCCCGAGAAGAACTTTAGAAACCGAAGGGGGAACGGTTGATCAAAATCAAAAATTTGGCTGTGGAGATACATGATCTAATCCAAAGTCTCCATTTCTCACCAAATCCCATTCTGCAAAAAAAGATAATCAAGAAAAGGCCATTCAATGTGAACATAAGCCTTTTCCAAATCCAACTTGCAAACAATACCTCTTCTTCTCAATTTAAGACATTAGTCAAAACATTCATGAGCAAGCAGTGCATTGTCCAACATTTTATACCAGCTACGAAGGCACTTTGATAGGGCAATATTACCTAGGGAAGGACCTTTCTTAACCTTTGACACAAAATCTTAGCTATGATCATGTAAACACCACCAATCAAGCTAATCGGCCTAAAGTATTTCAAGCTGACTGCTCCTTTAATTTTAGGAATCGAAGCAATGAAAGTGCACCCAAGTTCAGACGGGAAACTGCCAAAGGAATAAAAATCGTTAGCAAATTCTAAGAGCTCAATCTTGATGAGGTACCAAAAGGATTTGAAAGAAGCCATTGGGAACCCATCAGGGCAGCCAGGGGCCTTATCTCCTCAAGATTATCCACGGCTTGCTTGATTTCATCCAAACAGAAAGGGGCTTCCAACATGCCAGCCAACTCCTTAGACAAAGAGTCAAAGTGCAGGTTATCGAGATGGGAGCTGGATAACCTTGAGGTTAGAAGGGAATGAAAGAACTCAACAGCAGCTTTACAGATAGAATATTTATCCTCTAGCCTAACACCATTAACAGATAGGGAAGAAATGCAGTTGGCCCTCACTCTTGTGCTTGCGAATAGCGTGGAAGAATTTAGTGTTTTTATCCCCCGCTTCCCCTAACACCATAGCACTCTACCACTATGACTTCCATGGAAATCAACACAAGAATCAGGTGGTGGTAAACAGTCCTCAGAGCCGCATCCCTGCACCACACGTCACACCAAAAGTGATAAATCTACCATTTCCCATCTCCACAGCCACCCTTCATATATTTATGATATGTTGATTGAACTAGTTATTCTTTGTTCCTGAAATGGGATTCAAAACCTAGGAGACTGATTCTTTTACATCCACTTTGGTTTGACTCCTTGAGATATTTTGTATTGTGAATCAGCATATATATCCAATTTTACTCATTATTTCCTATTTTTGTCTGCTAATTGAAAAAGAATATGCTAAACTGGAGCATCCTGGCTGGTACTTGATCCTCAAAATTGGTATGTATTCTTATCTAACTCAGCAGATCAAATTCCATCTTTGATTGCTCTATCAATCTACTTATGCACAAATGTTCATCATCGTCAACACACTAATGACACCATTCTATATGCATACAcgattaaatttatttatttttttaaaaggctgGTGATTTCATCGAAGCTTCCTCATAAGggatcgtttggatgcctgtaaatggggctTAACTGTAAATGGTTTACAGTCTGTGTTTAGATGCTaaaaaatcatttacagctttcaGCCCCATTCGATTTACAGGCAAAAGGctgtgatttcatttacaggacttgaacaatttacaggctatccaaacacagacaatcatttacagcttacagccaaacaggacaggctgtaaatgatttacaggcatccaaacaacccctaaaacTAATTTGAGTTTGCTAAGAGAAGACAAAAGCAGAACAAAAGTTCAAAGATGTGAAGGTGGATCAGATACCTTTGAGGGAGTATATGTTCCACGACCCATTTGAATGAGAAGATCAGTGTAGCCTTTCCTGAACAATTCTTCTTTACCTAGCTGAGAGTCCACCACCTTGACAAGAGCATCAAAACAAGTGGTGCCCACAGTCACAAATACTATTTTCTTCGATCTTCCACTGTCATCAGCTTCTCCCATTTCTTCTGAAGTATGTTTTCTCAAATTTCGAATGCTGATTACATTGAACACAGAAATTCAACAAAAGGGAACAATTCAATGATGAAAATAATCGATGACAGAATAGCCTGTTTGACAGAATTGGGGGATAGGATGTTCCAATCTCAGAGATATTTGGGGCATGGTCCTTTCGGGGTGGGCTGCAGCAGAACAATGGCCTAGATTACCCAAGTATGGatagaaattgaaaataaaaacagAATAAAACAGTGTGTACTGTGCAAAGTCCTCGATGGACAATGCCCCATAAAGATTCGAGATGGGAAGATCTGAGCCACTAAAACTGGGCGTTTTTGTGCGGACCGatgctttagggcctgtttggatgcctgtaacttttctaaaatgtaacaaagttacaggtgactttgttacagttggtgtttgggggaggaaagtcacaggtaactttctctcaacctgtgACTTTCTTACAGGAGAAAGAGGCGAAAATCTTACAGGCACTTTGAGTcgtttttcaagttacctgtatcaaagatacaggtaacggttggaaattttgaaatgaaaatcgttGGGAAGAATCGCACCTGCATTGAAGGAGCGTACCTACCTTCTCAGACGGAGTGAAGGCCTCCGTTTCCCTCTCTCAGTCTCATTCTCCCTCTCccagtctccttctccctctccgatCCAGCTTCGGCAGGGTTAGAaaacccctttctttctttccttcctttttttatgttttcctttcctgttttttatttttttcaggcaGTTAAGCTAGAGGCGTGGGTAATGTCCGAtggtctgtggggtccaccttcctgtatttgttttatccatgccgcccattcattattttggattgttttagggcttgattccaaaaatgaggcatatataaatctcaggtggaccacaccagataaaatagtaatgattgaaagtccaccattaaaaaactccttgagccactgtaatgttcgtttcacatccaacctgttcattaggtcagaaagacctggatgaagggaacaaaacaaatatcagtttgatccaaaacatcagtgGCCTACCAAAAGTattcaatggtgggccttcaatcaacattgtttctagtgatttggtccacctgagattttgatgtactttatttttaggttgatttcttaaaatgatctagaataatggatagatggtggggatagaacaaatacatcatagtggggcccacattccatTGTTCATTTTGTATAAGTGAGGCTTGCTGTGTCAGTGCA
Coding sequences:
- the LOC131217600 gene encoding uncharacterized protein LOC131217600 translates to MGEADDSGRSKKIVFVTVGTTCFDALVKVVDSQLGKEELFRKGYTDLLIQMGRGTYTPSKTSGEDGSLAVDYFAFSPSVADYMRSASLIISHAGSGSIFEALRLGKPLIVVVNEDLMDNHQSELAEELAERKHLLCARPQTLHEVIRSMDLESLIPYPPADAATAAKLINRFLGFPDD